The proteins below are encoded in one region of Microbispora sp. NBC_01189:
- a CDS encoding cobyrinate a,c-diamide synthase, whose protein sequence is MTGVPRLVVAAPASGSGKTTVATGLMAALAARGLRVAPFKVGPDYIDPGYHTLAAGRPGRNLDPWLTGEEQVTPLFLHGSAGCDIAVVEGVMGLFDGRGDGDFASTAHVARLLGAPVVLVVDAGRQSRSVAALVHGFATFDSRVRVAGVVLNRLGSARHEELCRTALEETGVPVLGAVHRDDDVVTPSRHLGLVPAAERLPAAVTAVDRLGSLVAGSCDLDGLVRLAGTVAPLTGEPWDPSGGREPGARRVVAVAGGAAFTFGYAEHVEMLTAAGAQVAVFDPVRDEHLPEGASALVVGGGFPEMYAAELSANEPLRAEVAAFPGAVAAECAGLLYLCEELDGRPMCGRVPGRAHMTGRLTLGYRDAVAVRDTLLTRQGERFRGHEFHRTTVTGGGQPVFRWRGGADGAGDARLTASYLHLHWAGAPQLARRLLAYSEPSSRSPSIAR, encoded by the coding sequence GTGACCGGGGTCCCGCGACTGGTGGTCGCGGCACCGGCGTCGGGTAGCGGCAAGACGACAGTGGCCACGGGCCTGATGGCGGCGCTCGCGGCGCGCGGGCTGCGCGTCGCGCCGTTCAAGGTGGGGCCCGACTACATCGACCCGGGCTACCACACGCTGGCCGCCGGGCGTCCCGGGCGCAACCTCGATCCGTGGCTGACCGGCGAGGAGCAGGTGACGCCGCTGTTCCTGCACGGCTCCGCGGGTTGCGACATCGCGGTCGTCGAAGGCGTGATGGGACTGTTCGACGGGCGCGGCGACGGCGACTTCGCCTCGACCGCGCACGTGGCGCGGCTGCTGGGCGCGCCCGTGGTGCTCGTCGTGGACGCGGGCAGGCAGAGCAGGTCGGTGGCGGCGCTGGTCCACGGCTTCGCGACGTTCGACTCGCGGGTGCGGGTGGCGGGCGTGGTGCTGAACCGCCTCGGGTCGGCGCGTCACGAGGAGCTGTGCCGGACGGCGCTGGAGGAGACCGGGGTTCCGGTGCTGGGAGCCGTCCACCGTGACGACGACGTGGTGACGCCGTCCCGCCATCTCGGGCTGGTCCCGGCGGCCGAGCGGCTGCCCGCCGCCGTGACGGCGGTGGACCGGCTCGGCTCGCTCGTGGCGGGATCGTGTGACCTGGACGGTCTCGTACGGCTCGCCGGGACCGTGGCGCCGCTGACCGGCGAGCCGTGGGACCCGTCGGGCGGCCGGGAGCCCGGGGCGCGGCGGGTGGTGGCGGTCGCGGGCGGCGCGGCGTTCACGTTCGGATACGCCGAGCACGTCGAGATGCTGACCGCCGCCGGGGCGCAGGTCGCGGTGTTCGACCCGGTACGCGACGAGCACCTGCCGGAAGGCGCGTCCGCGCTGGTCGTGGGGGGCGGCTTCCCCGAGATGTACGCGGCGGAGCTGTCGGCCAACGAGCCCCTGCGCGCCGAGGTCGCCGCGTTCCCGGGCGCGGTGGCGGCCGAGTGCGCGGGGCTGCTCTATCTGTGCGAGGAGCTGGACGGCCGCCCGATGTGCGGCCGGGTGCCGGGCCGGGCGCACATGACCGGCCGGCTGACGCTGGGCTACCGCGACGCGGTGGCCGTACGCGACACGCTGCTGACCCGGCAGGGCGAGCGGTTCAGGGGCCACGAGTTCCACCGGACCACGGTCACCGGCGGCGGGCAGCCCGTTTTCCGGTGGCGTGGCGGCGCCGACGGGGCCGGCGACGCCCGGCTCACCGCGTCGTACCTGCACCTGCACTGGGCGGGCGCGCCGCAACTCGCCCGCCGGCTGCTGGCCTACTCCGAGCCCTCCTCCAGGTCGCCCTCGATCGCGAGATAG